The Armatimonadota bacterium genome includes the window CGCCGCGTCAAGAGTCGCCGACGAGTGCTACGTTACGGCGAGCGCGCTTGAAAGCGCCGGCGTCACCTGCACGTTCGACTCCCTGCAGGCGACAGTATTCGCCTTTGGCCGCAGCGCCCGGGTCACCTATCGCCTGCAAGCCAAGAACAAGGTTGTGCCCTTGGGCGAGGTGGCGAAGCAGCTCGGAGGAAGGGGCCTATGGTTCTCGGACGGGGCGTTCCACGTCATCGCCAGCGTCAAACGGGTCACGTTCATTGACGGCGTGCTTTCCGTCTATGCCGGGCTACCCTATTCCACGCGGCTCCGGGTGGAGCAGGACCCGCCGAGGTTGGTTGTGAGCCTGGAGGGTTGCGAGCTCGATGCCCAGGCTTCCAGGGCTGCCGACGCGCCTTGGCAGGTCAAGTCGACCGGCGCCTCGACGATGGAGGTGTCCCTGCCGATAGCGCCAGGGTTCACCATTGCAGTCGTCGACATCCCTGCAAGGCCCACCCTCACTCTCAAGCTCTCGGACGTCCTGGCCCAAGCGCGCCAGACGACCTCTCGGCAAAACCCCAAGCCACGCACCCCTGAGGCCCCCGCAAAAGGAACAAGCCAGACCGGCCCAACCCAACCGCCAAAAACCGTGGGTGAGGGAAGCGGCGCTCAGGCCGAAACCCAAATGCCTCCGCCGATACCTGAAGCCCAAGCTGAATCGGAGCCCTGGGATCTTCAGCCGACCCGTTGGAATGGCCCCTCAATCGTTCGGCTGGGACGAATTGAGCTGGCCTCCAAAACCGCCAACGGGGCTGTCCTCGTGATTAAGGGCGACCGTGATTTTGCGGCGAATCCTTCCATTCGCAGGCTTTCCGACCTGGAACTTGAGGTCGTTCTGCCAAACGCCACCCTTGCAGGAGAGCCGCGAAACCCTGCGCCAGGTTTCGTGCAGACCGTCGATTCGAGGGTCACCGAGGAAGGGCTGATCCTCAAGCTCAAGCTTCTGAGTCCGTGTGGGGTTCAGTTCGGCGTTCCGCCGGGCGAGGTCCACCTGGCGTTGGTTGTTCGTCGGGGCGGCGATGTCGGTCTGGCTGGGAAGACCATCGTCGTTGACGCAGGACACGGCGGCCACGACACAGGCGCGCGCAGCCCGGACAAGAAGGTGAACGAGAAGGACTTGACCCTCTCGGTGGCCAAGAAGGTCGCGGACCGGCTGGTGCAAGAAGGCGCGATGGTCATCATGACCCGCAAAACCGACGACTTCGAGACCCTGCGCGAGCGGCCGGAGATTGCCAACCGCTGCAGCGCCGAGGCGTTTGTCAGCGTCCATATCAACTCTTCGCCGCGCCCCAACAGCCGCTCGGGTGGGATCACGTTCTATCATGCCAAGGACCCGGCCGGAATCCTCCTTGCAGAATGCGTCCAATCCGAAATCGCTCTGGTCTCAGGTATCCCGAATCTTGGGACTTGGAGTGACTTAAGGCTCTTTGAGACGGGCCTGGCGGTGCTACGCTATGCAAAGGTGCCCGCGGTGCTGATCGAGCTGGGATTCATCAACCATGCGAAGGACCGGGCGAAACTGGTGACGAAGGAGTTTCAGGATGCTGCCGCAGGCGCCATCGTGAGAGGACTCAAGGTGTATCTGGGCCATGGCCAAGACTAAGAAGCTGAAGCGAAAGACGGCT containing:
- a CDS encoding N-acetylmuramoyl-L-alanine amidase encodes the protein MRLLLSLVPWMAVGTAAAFQAGGPRPAEAVLEFAAGKRLAASRVADECYVTASALESAGVTCTFDSLQATVFAFGRSARVTYRLQAKNKVVPLGEVAKQLGGRGLWFSDGAFHVIASVKRVTFIDGVLSVYAGLPYSTRLRVEQDPPRLVVSLEGCELDAQASRAADAPWQVKSTGASTMEVSLPIAPGFTIAVVDIPARPTLTLKLSDVLAQARQTTSRQNPKPRTPEAPAKGTSQTGPTQPPKTVGEGSGAQAETQMPPPIPEAQAESEPWDLQPTRWNGPSIVRLGRIELASKTANGAVLVIKGDRDFAANPSIRRLSDLELEVVLPNATLAGEPRNPAPGFVQTVDSRVTEEGLILKLKLLSPCGVQFGVPPGEVHLALVVRRGGDVGLAGKTIVVDAGHGGHDTGARSPDKKVNEKDLTLSVAKKVADRLVQEGAMVIMTRKTDDFETLRERPEIANRCSAEAFVSVHINSSPRPNSRSGGITFYHAKDPAGILLAECVQSEIALVSGIPNLGTWSDLRLFETGLAVLRYAKVPAVLIELGFINHAKDRAKLVTKEFQDAAAGAIVRGLKVYLGHGQD